A part of Microbacterium terregens genomic DNA contains:
- a CDS encoding GuaB3 family IMP dehydrogenase-related protein, with translation MEIEIGRAKRARRAYTFDDIAVVPSRRTRNPEDVSTAWSIDAFQFDIPVLAAPMDSVVSPTTAIMLGKLGGLGVLDLEGLWTRYDDPEPYLAEIAALEDVDATQRMQELYSEPIKPELVRDRLAEIRAGGVTVAGSLTPQRTQQLYETVVAAGVDLFVIRGTTVSAEHVSSVETPLNLKKFIYDLDVPVIVGGASTYTAALHLMRTGAAGVLVGFGGGATSTTRATLGIHAPMATAVSDVAGARRDYLDESGGRYVHVIADGGVGTSGDIVKALAMGADAVMLGVALSRATDAPGRGYHWGPEAVHSKLPRGRRVRVDQVTTLESVLYGPAPVADGTANLIGALRKSMATTGYSDLKEFQRVEVVVAPYSAG, from the coding sequence ATGGAGATCGAGATCGGTCGCGCGAAGCGCGCGCGTCGCGCCTATACGTTCGACGACATCGCGGTCGTTCCGTCCCGCCGGACGCGCAACCCGGAGGACGTCTCGACGGCCTGGTCCATCGACGCGTTCCAGTTCGACATCCCGGTTCTGGCCGCCCCGATGGACTCCGTCGTGAGCCCGACCACGGCGATCATGCTCGGCAAGCTCGGCGGACTCGGCGTCCTCGACCTCGAGGGCCTGTGGACCCGCTACGACGACCCCGAGCCGTATCTCGCCGAGATCGCCGCGCTCGAAGACGTCGATGCCACCCAGCGCATGCAGGAGCTGTACTCCGAGCCGATCAAGCCCGAGCTGGTGCGCGACCGCCTCGCGGAGATCCGCGCGGGCGGCGTCACCGTCGCGGGCTCCCTCACGCCGCAGCGCACGCAGCAGCTGTACGAGACGGTCGTCGCGGCCGGCGTCGATCTGTTCGTCATCCGCGGCACGACGGTCTCGGCCGAGCACGTCTCCAGCGTCGAGACGCCGCTGAACCTCAAGAAGTTCATCTACGACCTCGACGTGCCCGTCATCGTCGGCGGGGCGTCCACCTACACCGCCGCGCTGCACCTCATGCGCACCGGGGCCGCCGGCGTGCTCGTCGGATTCGGCGGCGGAGCGACCTCCACCACGCGCGCCACCCTCGGCATCCACGCCCCGATGGCCACGGCCGTCTCGGACGTCGCCGGCGCGCGCCGCGACTACCTCGACGAGTCCGGCGGACGGTACGTGCACGTCATCGCCGACGGCGGCGTGGGCACCTCGGGCGACATCGTGAAGGCGCTGGCCATGGGGGCGGATGCCGTCATGCTCGGCGTCGCGCTCTCACGCGCCACCGATGCCCCCGGCCGCGGGTACCACTGGGGTCCGGAAGCAGTTCACTCGAAGCTGCCGCGGGGCCGACGCGTGCGCGTGGACCAGGTCACCACCCTCGAGTCGGTGCTGTACGGTCCGGCGCCGGTTGCCGACGGCACGGCGAACCTGATCGGCGCGCTGCGCAAGTCGATGGCGACGACCGGATACTCCGATCTCAAGGAGTTCCAGCGGGTCGAGGTCGTCGTCGCCCCGTACAGCGCGGGATGA
- a CDS encoding ABC transporter ATP-binding protein — protein MTEPLLEFRDVSVDYGASPALVDVSLTLDAGEVVSLLGGNASGKSTTMKTALGLVRPVRGTVHFAGEDITRWSTPRRIAAGLASVPEARRVFGAMTVEDNLLTGAYVRPGRAKSRTLAEVYAFFPRLAERRKQAAGTMSGGEQQMLAFGRALMSRPRLICMDEPTMGLAPIVVERVLEFIGSMRTDWGVSVFMVEQNAELALQVADRGYVLRTGHIAIAGSAQTLLAHPGVREAYLGRALEDEDPVRLAESITDAAASGAHTHLPPEGNPVT, from the coding sequence ATGACCGAGCCGCTGCTGGAATTCCGCGACGTGAGCGTCGACTACGGGGCGAGCCCCGCGCTGGTCGACGTGTCGCTGACCCTCGACGCCGGCGAGGTGGTCTCGCTGCTCGGCGGCAACGCCTCGGGCAAGTCGACGACGATGAAGACGGCGCTCGGCCTCGTGCGTCCGGTGCGCGGCACCGTGCATTTCGCCGGCGAGGACATCACGCGCTGGAGCACGCCCCGCCGCATCGCCGCCGGCCTGGCCTCGGTGCCCGAGGCGCGCCGCGTGTTCGGCGCGATGACCGTGGAGGACAACCTGCTCACCGGCGCCTACGTCCGCCCGGGACGAGCCAAGAGCCGCACGCTCGCCGAGGTGTACGCGTTCTTCCCCCGGCTGGCCGAGCGGCGCAAGCAGGCGGCGGGCACCATGTCCGGCGGCGAGCAGCAGATGCTGGCGTTCGGCCGGGCCCTGATGAGCCGCCCGCGCCTGATCTGCATGGACGAGCCCACCATGGGCCTCGCGCCGATCGTGGTCGAGCGGGTGCTGGAATTCATCGGCTCGATGCGCACGGACTGGGGAGTGAGCGTGTTCATGGTCGAGCAGAACGCCGAGCTCGCCCTGCAGGTGGCCGACCGGGGCTACGTGCTGCGCACTGGCCACATCGCCATCGCCGGCTCTGCCCAGACGCTGCTCGCCCATCCCGGTGTCCGCGAGGCCTACCTCGGTCGCGCGCTCGAGGACGAGGATCCGGTGCGGCTGGCCGAATCGATCACGGATGCCGCGGCATCCGGAGCGCACACCCACCTGCCCCCGGAAGGGAACCCCGTCACGTGA
- a CDS encoding peroxidase-related enzyme (This protein belongs to a clade of uncharacterized proteins related to peroxidases such as the alkylhydroperoxidase AhpD.) has protein sequence MSTRFTIAERAWHAWITPVGPDTGTPAQIEAYESSVWPDSPYFRLLAWHPAALSTRTDLDRAIFLGRPGLARGERELAATVASRYNGCELCASVHARFTATFTKREADVIRLLEEGVETELDERWRAIVDAATALTASPPRFAAHHIVRLREVGLSSADVQDVVEAAAFFAWANRLMMSLGEPAAPDAADEEAIANQRAADESAAQERADERAASAA, from the coding sequence ATGAGCACCCGCTTCACGATCGCCGAGCGCGCCTGGCACGCCTGGATCACACCGGTCGGCCCCGACACCGGGACCCCCGCGCAGATCGAGGCCTACGAATCCAGCGTGTGGCCCGACTCGCCCTACTTCCGCCTGCTCGCCTGGCATCCCGCGGCCTTGTCGACCCGCACGGACCTCGACCGCGCCATCTTCCTCGGACGCCCGGGGCTGGCGCGCGGCGAGCGCGAGCTCGCCGCCACGGTGGCGTCGCGGTACAACGGCTGCGAGCTGTGCGCGAGTGTGCACGCGCGGTTCACCGCCACCTTCACCAAGCGCGAGGCCGATGTCATCCGCCTGCTCGAGGAGGGCGTCGAGACCGAGCTGGATGAGCGCTGGCGCGCGATCGTTGATGCCGCGACGGCGCTGACCGCATCCCCGCCCCGGTTCGCCGCGCACCACATCGTGCGCCTGCGCGAGGTGGGGCTCTCGTCCGCCGACGTGCAGGACGTCGTGGAGGCCGCCGCGTTCTTCGCATGGGCGAACCGGCTCATGATGAGCCTCGGCGAGCCCGCCGCGCCGGACGCCGCGGACGAGGAGGCGATCGCGAACCAGCGCGCCGCCGACGAGAGCGCTGCCCAGGAGCGCGCCGACGAGCGCGCCGCTTCGGCGGCGTGA
- a CDS encoding FAD/NAD(P)-binding protein — protein MAVSDARIAVIGAGVRGTVLVERLLANAPALLDAPLRIEVFDPYPPGSGRIWRAGQRPELIMNTVAAQSTVFSDETVRVAGPVQPGPTLAQWCELVSRDPAVADLPDDVRAEAARTVDGTCPSRLLYGHYLRWCFTAIVGAAPPSITVHVTAERVVDLHPAGTGFRVRTDAGDRGEVDAVILAAGWLARDDGPRHPRIVAPDNPIDQDLSAIGAGDTIAVRGLGMGFFDTVSLLTEGRGGLFAERGDGTLDYRPSGREPRILAGSGRGVPYRAKPVFDGVPTFPAQRVLRAALPGLIARRPVDFTVDVLPLIERDALRDAYETLARVRPQAVRDAAALLAGFVSGAEPIPALVAAHVPDPADRIDLATAADPLRASARDAGIDAVIADVVARDAAEAVAGLDSPLKAGLHSYQAARSALIDLVAFGGLTPDSYPAYRRFLATAASFGSGPPLLRPRQLLALHRAGIVTFLGPGMRVDAGDDAVRVAGDRHPPVEVSALVEAWLPPQTVERTADPLLSALLTRALARPWRHADGAASDAVDIRASDGALIAADGSVVAGLHSIGVPHEDARVYTLIAPVPGTNSPVLREADAAAGAALRHVAARTEPFAHEELVSPEGLTRGSGPQY, from the coding sequence ATGGCAGTGTCGGACGCGCGCATCGCGGTCATCGGAGCCGGCGTCCGGGGCACGGTGCTGGTGGAGCGGCTCCTCGCCAACGCACCCGCACTCCTGGACGCACCGTTGCGCATCGAGGTCTTCGACCCGTATCCGCCCGGATCGGGGCGGATCTGGCGGGCGGGGCAGCGCCCCGAGCTGATCATGAACACCGTCGCGGCACAGTCCACGGTGTTCTCCGATGAGACCGTCCGGGTCGCCGGCCCGGTCCAGCCGGGGCCCACACTGGCTCAGTGGTGCGAGCTCGTCAGCCGCGATCCGGCAGTGGCCGACCTGCCGGACGACGTCCGCGCAGAGGCCGCCCGCACCGTCGACGGCACCTGTCCCAGCAGGCTGCTGTACGGGCACTACCTGCGCTGGTGCTTCACCGCCATCGTCGGCGCCGCGCCCCCGAGCATCACCGTGCACGTCACCGCGGAACGAGTGGTCGACCTGCACCCTGCCGGTACCGGGTTCCGGGTCCGCACCGATGCCGGCGACCGCGGTGAGGTCGACGCCGTGATCCTCGCGGCCGGATGGCTGGCCCGCGACGACGGCCCGCGGCATCCGCGGATCGTCGCGCCGGACAACCCGATCGACCAGGACCTGTCCGCCATCGGCGCGGGCGACACGATCGCGGTGCGCGGTCTGGGTATGGGCTTCTTCGACACGGTGAGCCTGCTCACCGAGGGGCGGGGTGGCCTCTTCGCCGAACGCGGCGACGGAACGCTGGACTACCGGCCGAGCGGCCGCGAACCGCGCATCCTGGCCGGGTCCGGCCGGGGGGTGCCCTACCGGGCGAAGCCGGTGTTCGACGGCGTCCCGACCTTTCCCGCGCAGCGCGTGCTGCGTGCCGCGCTGCCCGGGCTGATCGCGCGCCGCCCGGTCGATTTCACCGTCGACGTGCTGCCGCTGATCGAGCGCGACGCACTGCGGGACGCGTACGAGACGCTCGCCCGCGTGCGACCGCAGGCGGTTCGGGATGCCGCGGCCCTCCTGGCCGGATTCGTGTCCGGCGCGGAGCCGATCCCCGCGCTGGTGGCCGCGCACGTTCCGGATCCCGCCGATCGCATCGACCTCGCGACGGCGGCCGACCCCCTGCGCGCGTCCGCGCGGGACGCCGGCATCGACGCGGTGATCGCCGACGTGGTCGCCCGTGACGCGGCCGAGGCCGTCGCGGGCCTGGACAGCCCGCTGAAGGCCGGACTGCACTCCTATCAGGCCGCCCGCAGCGCGCTCATCGACCTGGTCGCGTTCGGCGGCCTCACTCCGGACTCGTATCCCGCGTACCGTCGCTTCCTCGCCACGGCCGCATCGTTCGGCAGCGGTCCCCCGCTGCTGCGCCCGCGGCAGCTGCTCGCGCTGCACCGCGCCGGCATCGTGACCTTCCTCGGCCCCGGCATGCGCGTCGACGCGGGCGATGATGCCGTGCGCGTCGCCGGTGACCGGCATCCCCCGGTCGAGGTCTCCGCGCTGGTCGAGGCCTGGCTGCCCCCGCAGACGGTCGAGCGCACCGCCGATCCGCTGCTGAGCGCGCTGCTCACCCGCGCCCTGGCACGCCCGTGGCGGCACGCCGACGGCGCCGCCTCGGACGCCGTCGACATCCGCGCGAGCGATGGCGCCCTGATCGCCGCGGACGGCTCGGTCGTCGCCGGGCTCCACTCGATCGGCGTGCCCCACGAGGACGCCCGCGTGTACACGCTGATCGCGCCGGTCCCCGGAACGAACTCCCCCGTGCTGCGCGAGGCGGATGCCGCGGCCGGGGCCGCCCTGCGGCACGTCGCCGCGCGGACCGAGCCGTTCGCTCATGAGGAGCTGGTCAGCCCCGAGGGTCTGACCCGGGGCTCGGGCCCTCAGTACTGA
- a CDS encoding DUF2277 domain-containing protein — MCRNIHTLHNFEPAATSDEVHAAALQYVRKIAGTTKPSKANQEAFDRAVHEIAHITAHLLEDLVAVSPPKNREAEAAKARARAIASGRYSAA, encoded by the coding sequence ATGTGCCGCAACATCCACACTCTTCACAACTTCGAGCCCGCGGCGACCTCGGACGAGGTGCATGCGGCCGCTCTGCAATATGTCCGCAAGATCGCGGGCACGACGAAGCCGTCCAAGGCCAACCAGGAGGCCTTCGACCGCGCCGTGCACGAGATCGCGCACATCACCGCGCACCTGCTGGAGGACCTCGTCGCGGTGTCTCCGCCGAAGAACCGCGAGGCCGAGGCCGCCAAAGCCCGCGCGCGGGCCATCGCGTCGGGTCGTTACTCGGCCGCGTAG
- a CDS encoding ABC transporter ATP-binding protein: protein MTDAALLEVSGLSKRFGGLTVVDDVSFQLHAGEVLSIVGPNGSGKTTTLNMICGTLPADAGTVVLDGERISGRKAYRIAEMGLTRTFQNGRVIGNLTIAENVLVGLEPVQRVGRPLPRLRHIVGIRWIPLLAETFGALFPSRARRRQDAVDRAHVVAELDRFGTRLAPRVEDYAYSLSYANRRRTEIARALVSGPRVLVLDEPTAGMNQTETGEVLQQLQELKRRGQTVLLVEHKLDLVFRLSDRVLVLDEGRVIAHGTPDEVRRDPRVIEAYLGKAFAEAGSE from the coding sequence GTGACGGATGCCGCTCTGCTCGAGGTCTCCGGACTGTCCAAGCGATTCGGCGGGCTGACCGTCGTGGACGATGTGTCCTTCCAGCTGCACGCGGGCGAAGTGCTCTCCATCGTGGGGCCCAACGGCAGCGGCAAGACCACCACGCTGAACATGATCTGCGGCACCCTGCCCGCCGACGCCGGCACCGTCGTGCTCGACGGCGAGCGGATCTCGGGGCGCAAGGCGTACCGGATCGCGGAGATGGGCCTGACGCGCACGTTCCAGAACGGCCGCGTGATCGGCAACCTCACGATCGCCGAGAACGTGCTGGTGGGGCTGGAACCCGTCCAGCGCGTGGGACGCCCGCTGCCCCGCCTGCGCCACATCGTGGGGATCCGCTGGATCCCGCTGCTGGCGGAGACCTTCGGCGCCCTGTTCCCCTCGCGTGCGCGGCGGCGTCAGGACGCGGTGGATCGCGCCCACGTCGTGGCCGAGCTGGATCGATTCGGCACGCGGCTGGCGCCCCGCGTCGAGGACTACGCCTACTCGCTGTCCTACGCCAACCGGCGTCGCACCGAGATCGCGCGCGCGCTGGTTTCAGGACCCCGCGTGCTGGTCCTGGACGAGCCGACCGCCGGCATGAACCAGACCGAGACCGGCGAGGTGCTGCAGCAGCTGCAGGAGCTGAAACGGCGAGGTCAGACCGTGCTGCTGGTCGAGCACAAGCTCGACCTGGTGTTCCGGCTCAGCGACCGGGTGCTGGTCCTGGACGAGGGACGCGTCATCGCCCACGGCACGCCCGATGAAGTGCGTCGCGACCCCCGGGTCATCGAGGCCTACCTCGGCAAGGCGTTCGCGGAAGCGGGAAGCGAATGA
- a CDS encoding TMEM175 family protein, with protein sequence MIRTRRHPAATQSTSRLEAFTDGVFAIAATLLVLDLTTHTLGAVTTDAELWAELGGMWQLFVNFGLSFVLLCLLWMTHVQQFEHIARVDATLVWFNNARLLFIVLVPFATSLTTDFSGFLAGRLFMPITFFFAILFGWLQWMWAVRHRDTMLPDLSETDARAYGRGALSALVIAGGVVVLAPWIGSIAFTLFLFDGLLTKALRGRGD encoded by the coding sequence ATGATCCGGACTCGACGGCACCCGGCGGCCACGCAGTCGACGAGTCGCCTCGAGGCGTTCACGGACGGGGTCTTCGCGATCGCGGCGACGCTGCTGGTTCTGGATCTGACCACGCACACGCTGGGCGCGGTGACGACCGACGCCGAGCTGTGGGCGGAACTCGGCGGCATGTGGCAGCTGTTCGTCAACTTCGGGCTGAGCTTCGTGCTGCTGTGCCTGCTGTGGATGACGCATGTGCAGCAGTTCGAGCACATCGCGCGCGTGGATGCGACGCTGGTCTGGTTCAACAACGCGCGGCTGCTGTTCATCGTCCTGGTGCCGTTCGCGACCAGCCTGACCACGGATTTCTCCGGGTTCCTCGCGGGGCGGCTGTTCATGCCGATCACCTTCTTCTTCGCGATCCTGTTCGGCTGGCTGCAGTGGATGTGGGCGGTGCGCCACCGCGACACGATGCTGCCCGACCTGAGCGAGACGGATGCGCGGGCATACGGTCGCGGCGCGCTGAGCGCGCTCGTGATCGCGGGCGGGGTCGTCGTGCTTGCGCCGTGGATCGGCTCGATCGCCTTCACGCTCTTCCTCTTCGACGGTCTGCTGACCAAGGCGCTGCGCGGCCGCGGGGACTGA
- a CDS encoding ABC transporter substrate-binding protein — MRLSRPVAAIAGAAAIALALSACASNPGSADTADDATAEPVRFGVALPQTGDQAQYGEYFEQGFELALAQINADGGVDGREIELVYEDTQADPAQAASVAQKFVDDSSILSVLGDFGTPATAAGSPIYQAAGLPQFAFSASASTVTDPGDYIFATWVSQEYEAPRLAEFAAEQGDKAAVFYHDTDWGLNTHGFFAEGAEDADLEEVYATGYNPESTDFRPLLLAAQATDPEVIVLISYAADGALITAQARELGIDVPIVGISSIYNQQFIELAAEAAEGVETLSYFTPTNPDENVQAFIADFAAAYDVETPSDYAIRAYDALTVVAQAAEQASEAGELTRESLRDALAEGSDFDTILYGPITFAENRRVVDADQYALVIRDGAFELRD, encoded by the coding sequence ATGCGCTTGTCCCGCCCCGTCGCCGCGATCGCCGGCGCCGCCGCGATCGCCCTCGCACTTTCGGCGTGCGCGTCCAACCCCGGCAGCGCGGACACGGCCGATGACGCCACCGCAGAGCCGGTGCGGTTCGGTGTCGCGCTGCCGCAGACCGGCGACCAGGCGCAGTACGGCGAGTACTTCGAGCAGGGCTTCGAGCTCGCGCTCGCGCAGATCAACGCGGACGGGGGCGTCGACGGCCGCGAGATCGAGCTGGTCTACGAAGACACCCAGGCCGACCCCGCCCAGGCCGCCTCGGTCGCGCAGAAGTTCGTCGACGACTCCTCGATCCTGTCCGTGCTCGGCGACTTCGGCACGCCCGCCACGGCCGCCGGCAGCCCGATCTACCAGGCCGCGGGCCTGCCTCAGTTCGCCTTCTCCGCGTCGGCATCGACCGTGACCGACCCGGGCGACTACATCTTCGCGACCTGGGTGTCGCAGGAGTACGAGGCCCCGCGTCTGGCCGAGTTCGCCGCCGAGCAGGGCGACAAGGCCGCCGTCTTCTACCACGACACCGATTGGGGCCTGAACACGCACGGCTTCTTCGCCGAGGGCGCGGAGGACGCCGACCTCGAGGAGGTCTACGCCACCGGCTACAACCCGGAGAGCACCGACTTCCGCCCGCTGCTGCTGGCCGCCCAGGCCACCGACCCCGAGGTGATCGTGCTGATCTCCTACGCCGCCGACGGCGCCCTGATCACGGCGCAGGCGCGCGAGCTGGGCATCGACGTGCCGATCGTAGGCATCAGCTCGATCTACAACCAGCAGTTCATCGAGCTGGCCGCCGAGGCCGCCGAGGGTGTCGAGACCCTCAGCTACTTCACGCCGACCAACCCCGACGAGAACGTGCAGGCCTTCATCGCCGACTTCGCCGCTGCGTACGACGTCGAGACGCCCTCCGACTACGCGATCCGCGCCTACGACGCTCTCACCGTGGTCGCACAGGCCGCCGAGCAGGCTTCCGAGGCGGGCGAGCTGACCCGCGAGAGCCTGCGCGACGCGCTGGCCGAGGGCAGCGACTTCGACACGATCCTCTACGGTCCGATCACGTTCGCCGAGAACCGCCGCGTCGTGGATGCCGACCAGTACGCCCTCGTGATCCGCGACGGCGCGTTCGAGCTGCGCGACTGA
- a CDS encoding ABC transporter permease produces MDILLAGIVGGSTYALLAVGVSLIFGVSNIVNFAQGSVFAAGGMLGWFFASVLGWQLWAVLLGVIVFTSVLGFVIYLVAVRPLRAAPGIAVLLATFAAGIIIDNTSQRVFGAETRRFPPLLERSNLELFGFRFGTIAIVIIGVAVVCVTVLAIVLAKTRVGRAIRATSQDAEAAAQMGIPVARIQAVSFVVASALGGVAGVLVGMYFSNVSPSMGFTAGIQAFAAATIGGLGSLPGAIVGGLVLGVAEAFGVALWGDSVRQLITFGALILVLWIRPNGILGKRSSTASEPMTGTFFGAGKPVRLNRWVAVALIGAGALVPLIAGDYLLRTGALVWIYALFALSVTLAGGFAGQIVLGQAGALAIGAYTSALLVTQAGWDFWASFVAAGLVAAIFSVLITAPTWRLRGHYVSMATLATGAFIAALALNLGGITNGARGIFGIPRPTLFGFSVNSATGMYLLTFAILVLALLVVSRLGSSHLGRTWAAVREDEVAAAASGIHPAAYKSLAFGLGSVLAGFAGALYAAQVTFIEPSQFGIALSVLAVTIAILGGLRAPMGAIVGAVILVGIPELFRPLADWRLLFYGVVLLLLILLRPQGIWARSERVIGRRARRASREAEVVP; encoded by the coding sequence ATGGACATCCTTCTCGCCGGCATCGTCGGGGGCTCGACATACGCCTTGCTGGCTGTCGGCGTCTCGCTGATCTTCGGCGTATCCAACATCGTCAACTTCGCGCAGGGATCGGTCTTCGCCGCCGGCGGCATGCTCGGCTGGTTCTTCGCCTCGGTGCTCGGCTGGCAGCTGTGGGCCGTACTGCTGGGCGTGATCGTCTTCACCAGCGTGCTCGGCTTCGTGATCTACCTGGTCGCCGTCCGGCCGCTGCGCGCGGCGCCGGGCATCGCCGTGCTGCTGGCCACGTTCGCGGCCGGCATCATCATCGACAACACCTCGCAGCGCGTATTCGGCGCCGAGACCCGCCGCTTTCCCCCGCTGCTCGAACGCAGCAACCTCGAGCTGTTCGGTTTCCGCTTCGGCACGATCGCGATCGTGATCATCGGCGTCGCCGTCGTGTGCGTCACCGTCCTGGCGATCGTGCTGGCCAAGACCAGGGTCGGCCGCGCGATCCGTGCGACATCGCAGGATGCCGAGGCCGCCGCGCAGATGGGCATCCCCGTCGCGCGCATCCAAGCCGTCTCCTTCGTCGTCGCCTCCGCGCTGGGCGGGGTCGCGGGCGTGCTGGTGGGCATGTACTTCTCGAACGTGTCGCCGTCGATGGGCTTCACCGCCGGCATCCAGGCGTTCGCGGCCGCCACGATCGGCGGACTCGGGTCGCTGCCCGGTGCCATCGTGGGCGGCCTCGTGCTGGGAGTGGCCGAGGCGTTCGGCGTGGCACTCTGGGGTGATTCGGTCCGCCAGCTCATCACGTTCGGCGCGCTCATCCTGGTGCTGTGGATCCGGCCCAACGGCATCCTCGGCAAACGCTCGAGCACCGCGAGCGAGCCGATGACCGGCACGTTCTTCGGCGCCGGCAAGCCGGTGCGGCTGAACCGGTGGGTCGCCGTCGCGCTCATCGGTGCCGGTGCGCTGGTTCCGCTGATCGCGGGGGACTATCTGCTGCGCACCGGAGCGCTGGTGTGGATCTACGCGCTCTTCGCGCTCTCGGTCACCCTGGCCGGCGGCTTCGCCGGCCAGATCGTCCTGGGTCAGGCCGGGGCGCTCGCGATCGGGGCCTACACCTCAGCCCTCCTGGTGACCCAGGCGGGCTGGGATTTCTGGGCAAGCTTCGTGGCGGCCGGACTGGTGGCCGCGATCTTCAGCGTCCTCATCACCGCACCCACCTGGCGCCTGCGCGGACACTACGTGTCGATGGCCACGCTGGCCACGGGAGCGTTCATCGCGGCGCTGGCGCTGAACCTCGGCGGCATCACCAACGGCGCACGCGGGATCTTCGGCATCCCCCGCCCCACGCTGTTCGGATTCTCGGTGAACTCCGCGACCGGCATGTACCTGCTGACGTTCGCGATCCTGGTCCTGGCGCTGCTGGTCGTCTCGCGACTCGGCTCGTCGCACCTGGGTCGCACGTGGGCCGCGGTGCGCGAGGACGAGGTCGCCGCGGCGGCAAGCGGCATCCATCCCGCTGCGTACAAATCCCTCGCCTTCGGGCTCGGCTCCGTGCTCGCCGGCTTCGCCGGGGCGCTGTACGCCGCGCAGGTGACGTTCATCGAGCCCTCGCAGTTCGGGATCGCCCTGTCGGTCCTCGCGGTGACCATCGCGATCCTCGGGGGCCTGCGCGCCCCGATGGGCGCCATCGTCGGCGCCGTCATCCTGGTCGGCATCCCCGAGCTGTTCCGGCCGCTGGCCGACTGGCGACTGCTCTTCTACGGCGTCGTGCTGCTGCTGCTGATCCTGCTGCGACCGCAGGGCATCTGGGCGCGCTCCGAACGGGTCATCGGACGCCGCGCCCGACGCGCGTCCCGCGAAGCGGAGGTCGTGCCGTGA
- a CDS encoding FAD-dependent oxidoreductase, with protein MSERVPFVVIGGGVMGLSTAWALTRRGERPLVLEQFARGHTHGASHGATRNFNNAYADEHYLDLLALAREGWDALGTPGGEPLLRLHGLVSHGGGAALGGTGAGLAAIHRQLRARGIPADLLDGAEASRRWPGMRFEDTVLFSPDAGVARASAALEELERRIAAAGGEVRWATPVVRFEEDADGVTVHTAAGTVRADTVIVTVGAWSDRMLDTIPLPDLRVTEESPAHFAPRDPTERWPSFNHFVPPGSWPANVYGMPTPGEGVKVGFHTVGDVVDPDARPFRTDKHAEVLAEYVREWMPGLDPETAAPISCTYTSTPDEAFVLDRVGRIVVGAGFSGQGFKFAPGVGAVLAGLALDSDARAAQAFRLR; from the coding sequence ATGAGTGAACGTGTGCCCTTCGTCGTGATCGGAGGCGGCGTGATGGGGCTCTCGACCGCCTGGGCGCTGACCCGCCGCGGCGAGCGACCGCTCGTCCTCGAGCAGTTCGCCCGCGGCCACACGCACGGCGCGTCCCATGGCGCCACCCGCAACTTCAACAACGCGTACGCCGACGAGCATTACCTCGACCTGCTCGCGCTGGCCCGCGAGGGGTGGGATGCGCTCGGCACCCCCGGCGGTGAGCCCCTGCTGCGGCTGCACGGACTGGTGTCGCACGGCGGCGGCGCTGCCCTCGGCGGGACGGGTGCCGGGCTGGCCGCGATCCACCGACAGCTCCGCGCGCGCGGCATCCCGGCCGACCTGCTCGACGGCGCGGAGGCGTCCCGCCGCTGGCCGGGCATGAGGTTCGAGGACACGGTCCTGTTCTCGCCGGATGCCGGTGTCGCCCGCGCGTCCGCGGCTCTCGAGGAGCTCGAGCGGCGCATCGCGGCGGCGGGCGGCGAGGTCCGCTGGGCGACCCCCGTGGTGCGGTTCGAGGAGGACGCCGACGGCGTCACGGTCCACACCGCCGCCGGCACGGTCCGCGCCGACACCGTGATCGTCACGGTCGGGGCATGGTCCGACCGGATGCTGGACACCATCCCCCTCCCCGACCTGCGTGTCACAGAGGAGAGCCCGGCACACTTCGCGCCCCGCGATCCGACGGAACGATGGCCGTCCTTCAACCACTTCGTGCCGCCGGGCTCGTGGCCGGCCAACGTCTACGGCATGCCCACGCCGGGTGAGGGGGTCAAGGTCGGCTTCCACACCGTCGGCGATGTGGTCGACCCCGACGCCCGGCCGTTCCGGACCGATAAGCACGCGGAGGTGCTGGCCGAGTACGTGCGGGAATGGATGCCGGGGCTGGATCCCGAGACCGCAGCGCCGATCAGCTGCACGTACACCTCCACGCCCGACGAGGCGTTCGTGCTCGACCGCGTGGGGCGGATCGTCGTCGGCGCCGGGTTCTCGGGGCAGGGGTTCAAGTTCGCGCCGGGAGTCGGCGCGGTGCTCGCGGGACTAGCCCTCGACTCCGACGCTCGCGCCGCGCAGGCGTTCCGCCTGCGCTGA